From the Leptospira biflexa serovar Patoc strain 'Patoc 1 (Paris)' genome, one window contains:
- a CDS encoding ABC transporter ATP-binding protein, whose protein sequence is MKYFLRLLSYSVHYRQRFVLGLVFALLTAVLNGISLTALIPLFDSLGSDKNNRFHLDLTLPEKTILVQEVLLGDDSLDGLERIKRLIISAKLQINAYTDDMEPKEVVWAVCIAVFPLYLLKLGTYLLSVYCIATAGYKAVRDIRQELFQKVQKLPLTYFYKEKTGLIMSRVINDAEIVAAVISSNLRDAVINFFYVLTHLVILIYLNSDLLILACLTVPVVILPVTLFTRKISSSTARFQEKIADLNGHIQEFISGIKVIRTFRQEKQDLKKFDNINQKVYRRTFKGQFYLQMAPSLVELTSSIVVLGYFALGAKFIYSGKFTQGEFMAFLLTLLFLMRPLTQLSQMVGKITQANSAGKRIFEIIDRDPEVIEHGDEMVLEKINEGIKFENIHFSYPGTNQEVLKGINLDIKLGETYAFVGTSGSGKSTLMDLIPRFFDPTSGLIKIDGIDIKQYSLKSLRKKIGIVTQEIFLFHGTIAENIAYGTGAASRKEVVRAARLANAHDFITKMENGYDTMIGVRGLDLSGGQRQRLVIARALLRNAEIMILDEATSALDAESERLVSRALERLFQNRTTFIIAHRLSTVRRIKNIVVIEEGEIKEQGDHDSLLQQNGIYKKLYDSQFADAEIQV, encoded by the coding sequence ATGAAATATTTTTTAAGACTACTGAGTTATAGCGTTCATTATAGACAACGATTTGTTTTAGGACTGGTCTTTGCTCTATTAACAGCTGTACTCAATGGTATCTCTCTCACAGCTCTCATTCCTCTTTTTGATTCTCTTGGAAGTGATAAAAACAATCGTTTCCACCTGGACTTAACTTTACCTGAAAAAACCATCCTAGTCCAAGAAGTACTGCTTGGTGATGATAGTTTGGATGGATTGGAACGTATCAAACGTTTGATCATTTCGGCCAAACTACAAATCAACGCATACACAGACGACATGGAACCAAAAGAAGTGGTTTGGGCTGTTTGTATTGCCGTGTTCCCACTTTATCTCTTGAAATTGGGCACGTATTTACTCTCTGTCTATTGTATAGCAACAGCTGGTTACAAAGCTGTACGTGACATTCGACAAGAATTATTCCAAAAGGTGCAGAAATTACCACTCACGTATTTTTATAAAGAAAAAACAGGACTCATTATGAGTCGGGTCATCAATGATGCAGAAATTGTTGCAGCCGTAATCTCGAGTAACTTACGTGATGCGGTCATAAACTTTTTTTATGTTCTCACTCATTTGGTCATATTAATTTATTTGAATTCTGATCTTTTGATCTTAGCTTGTTTGACTGTCCCTGTTGTGATATTGCCAGTCACTTTATTTACTCGTAAAATTTCGTCATCAACGGCAAGGTTCCAAGAAAAAATTGCTGATCTGAATGGTCATATCCAAGAGTTTATTTCGGGGATTAAGGTCATCCGTACATTTCGACAAGAGAAGCAAGACCTCAAAAAATTTGATAACATCAACCAAAAGGTATATCGCAGGACATTCAAAGGCCAGTTTTACCTGCAAATGGCACCGAGCCTTGTGGAGTTAACGTCTTCTATTGTTGTTCTTGGTTACTTTGCGTTAGGTGCAAAATTCATTTATTCAGGTAAATTCACCCAAGGTGAGTTTATGGCATTCCTTCTAACATTATTGTTTTTAATGCGACCTCTCACTCAACTTTCCCAAATGGTCGGAAAAATCACCCAAGCCAATTCCGCAGGGAAACGAATTTTTGAAATCATCGACCGTGACCCCGAAGTCATCGAACACGGAGATGAAATGGTTTTGGAAAAAATCAATGAAGGAATCAAATTCGAAAACATTCATTTTTCCTATCCAGGTACAAACCAAGAAGTTTTAAAAGGTATCAATTTGGACATCAAATTGGGAGAGACCTATGCATTTGTAGGAACAAGTGGATCTGGAAAATCGACACTTATGGATTTGATTCCAAGGTTCTTTGATCCAACTTCTGGTTTGATCAAAATCGATGGAATCGATATCAAACAATACTCCCTCAAATCACTTCGTAAAAAAATAGGAATCGTTACCCAGGAAATTTTTCTCTTCCATGGAACCATTGCTGAGAACATTGCTTATGGAACGGGAGCAGCCTCGAGAAAAGAAGTTGTGCGAGCCGCAAGATTGGCCAATGCCCATGACTTTATCACCAAAATGGAAAATGGTTACGACACCATGATTGGGGTACGAGGTTTGGATTTGAGTGGTGGCCAAAGGCAAAGGCTTGTCATTGCTCGCGCTTTGTTACGTAATGCTGAGATCATGATCCTAGATGAAGCAACTAGTGCTCTAGACGCAGAATCAGAACGGCTTGTAAGCCGTGCATTGGAGCGATTGTTTCAAAATCGAACCACCTTTATCATTGCTCATAGGTTGTCGACTGTTAGGCGAATCAAAAACATAGTTGTGATCGAAGAGGGTGAAATCAAAGAACAAGGGGATCACGATTCCTTACTTCAACAAAATGGTATTTATAAAAAACTGTATGATAGCCAATTTGCAGATGCGGAGATCCAAGTATGA
- a CDS encoding HEAT repeat domain-containing protein, which yields MFQKGQDIIWKGSLWVVLILLVSCSSSKPFQLTDVSPKYREYQGSDLDPHKSKDVVIPVTKNRKYDSFIEEAHRTIALLEFGENIALRADSKKTVGEPVEKEMQAAAYLEEDLPTVITRLPELIQINQTLIDSTPNDFDGPSIGRVSYELGNILESLRQYSPKAIGIQNAIRNLRSDSNNYSKGRDIAEPDTKPGSEDPVLINTDPEPPKKPEKIVVKKEDQTNKISIKRLNRKTKVTGKATEQINEMVKKEEEEVLSDEEKKDKEYTEQIRNGLVQVFRWEYYRKPKNLEKILATHPIPRVRSAAALALGRLKAGRVTLQTAIDKDGYQVRPAAFKALSDIGDKRSLSYFIAGTKAEDPEVIAVSFEGLGKTKDPAGRELILTQGISSEYVVIVSGALRGLAYHKLDADVEIFAKFLKSNEQEIKEATIEALAIHGSRESLRILERVAQEEPTLTMMAIDEISKNPSLSATFALIRLNESLTEERFTKRIGESLLRRKAFGKYAIILIEDDYLRAEPNERSTPISYIKNKEIGLILSETKKEFAVRMGENIVTDKYIQVKMESTLPGARSAFVTGWIFYPKIDIIEVKSLGSDGNSGKYSQLKKGKHKNLFNPDERTNIPKKD from the coding sequence ATGTTTCAAAAGGGTCAAGACATAATTTGGAAAGGCAGTTTGTGGGTGGTCCTTATCCTCCTTGTGAGTTGTTCCAGTTCCAAACCCTTCCAATTAACAGATGTTTCACCTAAGTATCGTGAATACCAGGGGAGTGATTTAGATCCTCATAAATCAAAAGATGTTGTCATTCCAGTTACAAAAAATAGGAAGTACGATTCCTTTATTGAAGAGGCACACCGAACCATTGCATTATTAGAATTTGGTGAAAACATTGCTCTTCGCGCTGATAGCAAAAAAACAGTTGGGGAACCAGTTGAAAAGGAAATGCAAGCGGCTGCTTATTTAGAAGAAGATTTACCCACAGTCATCACTCGCCTTCCTGAGCTCATCCAAATAAACCAAACTCTCATCGATAGCACTCCGAATGATTTTGATGGCCCATCCATCGGTCGTGTTTCATATGAGTTAGGAAATATATTAGAATCGTTACGCCAATACAGTCCTAAAGCAATTGGAATCCAAAATGCAATTCGTAATCTAAGATCGGATTCCAATAATTACAGTAAAGGTCGAGACATTGCAGAACCTGATACCAAACCAGGGTCGGAAGATCCAGTCCTCATCAACACTGATCCAGAACCTCCCAAAAAACCAGAAAAGATTGTAGTTAAAAAAGAAGACCAAACAAATAAAATTTCCATTAAACGATTAAATCGCAAAACAAAAGTTACTGGGAAAGCAACGGAACAAATCAACGAAATGGTAAAAAAGGAAGAGGAAGAAGTCCTCTCCGATGAAGAAAAAAAAGACAAAGAATACACAGAACAAATCAGAAATGGACTCGTGCAGGTATTCCGTTGGGAATACTATCGTAAGCCAAAAAATTTAGAAAAAATATTAGCAACACATCCCATTCCAAGAGTCCGTTCCGCAGCAGCATTAGCATTAGGACGTTTGAAAGCAGGTCGGGTTACCTTACAAACAGCGATCGATAAAGATGGTTACCAAGTAAGGCCGGCGGCATTCAAAGCCCTATCCGATATTGGTGACAAACGATCACTCTCATACTTTATTGCTGGAACCAAAGCAGAGGACCCAGAAGTAATTGCAGTGAGTTTTGAAGGGCTTGGTAAAACGAAAGACCCCGCAGGAAGAGAACTTATATTAACGCAAGGGATATCATCTGAATATGTTGTGATCGTATCGGGAGCTTTAAGAGGACTCGCGTATCATAAATTAGATGCAGATGTAGAAATTTTTGCCAAATTTTTGAAATCAAACGAACAAGAGATCAAGGAAGCGACCATTGAAGCACTTGCGATCCATGGCAGTCGTGAAAGTTTACGAATTTTGGAACGTGTGGCACAAGAAGAACCTACACTTACCATGATGGCCATTGACGAAATCAGTAAAAATCCATCGTTATCTGCGACATTTGCCTTAATCCGTTTAAACGAATCTCTAACCGAAGAAAGATTCACCAAACGGATTGGAGAATCTCTATTACGCAGAAAAGCCTTTGGAAAATATGCCATCATCCTGATTGAAGATGATTATTTAAGAGCAGAACCAAACGAACGTTCTACCCCAATTTCCTATATAAAAAATAAAGAGATTGGTTTGATATTGTCTGAAACCAAAAAAGAATTTGCAGTGCGAATGGGAGAAAACATCGTCACCGACAAATACATCCAAGTGAAAATGGAATCCACTTTACCTGGAGCAAGGAGTGCATTTGTCACAGGCTGGATATTTTATCCAAAAATTGACATCATTGAAGTAAAATCGCTTGGAAGTGATGGAAACTCGGGGAAATACTCACAGTTAAAAAAAGGGAAACACAAAAACCTATTTAACCCAGACGAAAGGACTAATATTCCTAAAAAGGATTAG
- a CDS encoding formylglycine-generating enzyme family protein: MKKLLMILFVLGFLMNPLVSEEETSEESPFATTKKKVQLWKGEVTGVYKNRLWIKVRIYRNQKISKYSLSELKTLFSETKEFPVYQKLTHLKQGILVVRDTIWEEKNINKNNQFTEVVLVGDFKPDPTSKMKEITTDAYIASFVEEDFFTEPDAFFKGRFTPPRKTVFHPKDRKEMVLVSRGLFLYGQGTDPSADSFNPYFLEPKASNLKEIPSFYIDRYEVTNAEYDFFLKQTNTKSPPHWIGGKYPEGEGDHPVIHLTYREVERYAAWAGKRIPNEWEWEKAARGPGVVEYTNRDETLGYQITATKYPFGDEYDSLYCNTRESKIGKTQSVYELSTEGASPYGALGMCGNAPEWTSSDYQLYPGHHIKNFSFGKIYKVVRGGSYSDSAKNATASARSYGGIPNLSEDRRAGFRLVMDYRD, translated from the coding sequence ATGAAAAAATTACTAATGATTCTATTCGTTTTGGGATTTTTAATGAATCCCCTTGTTTCAGAAGAGGAAACGTCGGAAGAATCACCTTTCGCAACGACAAAAAAGAAAGTGCAACTTTGGAAAGGGGAAGTAACTGGAGTTTATAAAAATAGACTTTGGATCAAAGTGCGCATTTATCGAAATCAAAAGATTTCGAAGTATTCCCTTTCAGAATTAAAAACACTTTTTTCCGAAACCAAAGAGTTTCCCGTATACCAAAAACTCACCCACCTGAAACAAGGAATCCTCGTTGTGAGGGACACCATCTGGGAAGAAAAAAACATCAATAAAAACAATCAATTCACGGAAGTCGTGTTAGTTGGAGATTTTAAACCGGATCCAACTTCTAAAATGAAAGAAATCACAACGGATGCTTATATCGCTAGTTTCGTGGAAGAAGATTTTTTTACAGAACCAGATGCTTTTTTTAAAGGAAGATTTACTCCACCACGGAAAACAGTGTTTCATCCCAAAGATCGTAAGGAGATGGTTCTTGTTTCCAGAGGATTATTTTTGTACGGCCAAGGAACGGATCCTTCTGCAGATAGTTTTAATCCTTATTTTTTAGAACCAAAAGCTTCCAATCTGAAAGAAATCCCTTCCTTTTACATTGATCGTTATGAAGTGACAAATGCCGAATATGATTTCTTTTTAAAACAAACCAATACCAAATCACCACCACATTGGATTGGTGGGAAATACCCAGAGGGAGAAGGGGACCATCCTGTCATCCACCTCACTTACCGTGAAGTGGAACGTTATGCGGCCTGGGCAGGAAAACGCATTCCGAACGAATGGGAATGGGAAAAAGCCGCACGGGGACCAGGGGTTGTCGAATACACCAATCGTGACGAAACATTAGGATACCAAATCACGGCCACCAAATATCCATTCGGTGATGAGTATGACAGTTTGTATTGTAATACGCGAGAATCAAAAATTGGAAAAACACAATCTGTTTATGAACTTTCCACGGAAGGAGCAAGTCCATATGGAGCACTTGGTATGTGTGGGAATGCTCCTGAGTGGACATCCAGTGACTACCAATTGTATCCAGGCCATCATATTAAAAACTTTTCGTTTGGGAAAATTTACAAAGTGGTGAGAGGTGGTTCGTACTCGGACTCGGCAAAAAATGCAACTGCCAGTGCGAGATCGTATGGTGGGATTCCTAATCTAAGCGAAGATAGACGAGCTGGTTTTCGTTTGGTGATGGATTACCGCGACTAA
- the hflX gene encoding GTPase HflX — translation MELARLVGEISVEMGRQVGLLIERTGYVTHLIVGNDHSIEIPHLDRYRVAHSRLRGLRLFHTHLKEQPLNQEDLMDLVLNRFDSITAACVDKEGIPKFFFSAFINPDPDAKEPWILSPKQYPGQIKYGYSEQVDALESEFTKKTSNLKESQKENRAFLVGVYDVRKMKRSPEHSMDELKELCRTAGIHVVDTYVQKRDPDPRTVVGKGKLQEIILTSVHKDIEHLIFDLELTPSQAKKISDASDLKIIDRTQLILDIFSKNAKSRDGKLQVELAQLKYLKNRLSELDDNMSRLTGGIGGRGPGETKLEIGNRRVEEKINRLENELKDLKRRRELNRKSRSRNEIPIVGIVGYTNAGKSTLLNALTNSTVIAEDKLFATLDPTTRRIRFPEEREIIISDTVGFIHDLPPDLSQAFKATLEELGDADLLLHVVDVTNPNYTEQMDAVDTILNSLHLNEIPRMVVFNKADGLDEETHDILQKNGALLVSAVTREGLSKLLDLIEYEIWKKKEQKLLEVTSS, via the coding sequence ATGGAGCTTGCAAGGCTTGTCGGAGAGATATCTGTCGAAATGGGAAGGCAGGTAGGCCTCCTCATAGAGAGGACGGGTTATGTCACTCATCTCATTGTCGGTAATGACCATTCCATCGAAATTCCCCATTTAGACCGCTATCGTGTCGCACATTCCAGGCTTCGTGGCCTTCGTTTGTTTCATACTCATCTCAAAGAACAGCCGTTAAACCAAGAAGACTTGATGGACCTTGTCCTCAACCGATTTGATTCCATCACGGCCGCTTGTGTGGACAAAGAGGGAATCCCAAAATTCTTTTTTTCTGCCTTCATCAATCCAGACCCAGATGCAAAAGAACCCTGGATCTTATCACCCAAACAATACCCTGGACAAATTAAGTATGGGTATTCAGAACAAGTAGACGCACTCGAATCCGAATTCACTAAAAAGACATCCAACCTCAAAGAATCTCAAAAAGAAAATAGAGCTTTCCTTGTGGGAGTGTATGATGTGAGAAAAATGAAACGTTCTCCCGAACATTCTATGGATGAATTAAAAGAACTCTGTAGGACGGCTGGTATTCATGTTGTGGATACCTATGTACAAAAAAGAGATCCTGATCCTAGGACAGTTGTGGGAAAAGGGAAATTACAAGAAATCATTCTCACTTCGGTTCATAAAGACATAGAACATTTGATTTTTGATTTGGAACTCACTCCTTCCCAAGCTAAAAAAATCTCGGATGCAAGTGACTTAAAAATCATCGACCGAACCCAACTCATATTAGATATCTTTTCCAAAAATGCCAAGTCACGAGATGGAAAGTTACAAGTAGAACTTGCTCAGTTGAAATACCTTAAAAATCGACTCTCCGAGTTGGATGATAATATGAGTCGTCTAACGGGTGGAATCGGTGGAAGGGGACCTGGGGAAACCAAATTAGAAATTGGAAACAGACGTGTTGAAGAAAAAATCAATCGTTTGGAAAATGAACTAAAGGATCTCAAACGAAGAAGGGAACTCAATCGTAAGTCTCGTTCTCGTAATGAAATTCCGATCGTGGGGATTGTGGGTTACACCAATGCAGGCAAATCAACCTTACTCAACGCCCTAACCAATTCCACAGTCATTGCCGAAGACAAACTTTTTGCCACTCTTGATCCCACTACGAGAAGGATCCGGTTTCCTGAGGAAAGAGAAATCATCATTTCCGATACGGTAGGATTCATCCATGATCTTCCTCCCGATCTGTCGCAAGCATTCAAAGCCACTTTAGAAGAATTAGGTGATGCCGACTTACTCTTACATGTAGTCGATGTCACCAATCCAAATTATACAGAACAAATGGATGCTGTTGATACCATTTTGAATTCACTTCATTTGAACGAGATTCCAAGAATGGTGGTGTTTAATAAAGCCGATGGACTGGATGAAGAAACACACGATATCTTACAAAAAAATGGCGCCTTACTTGTGTCTGCTGTGACGAGAGAAGGCCTTTCCAAATTGTTAGATTTGATCGAGTATGAGATTTGGAAAAAGAAGGAACAAAAATTATTGGAAGTTACGTCCAGTTGA
- a CDS encoding STAS domain-containing protein codes for MAKFEFPSLVIETTSIEIKGEVVQLVSFVGQITNTNAYEINRNITSVFEEGIYQIILDLKKLEYINSIGVATLIGIIKTVETQKGKIKIGGLNHFLENVIQLMDLPKKVQIYHTKEEAILNWT; via the coding sequence ATGGCAAAGTTTGAATTCCCTTCCCTTGTCATTGAAACAACTTCAATCGAGATCAAAGGGGAAGTGGTGCAATTGGTATCGTTTGTAGGCCAAATCACAAATACCAATGCATATGAAATCAACCGTAACATCACATCCGTTTTTGAAGAAGGGATTTATCAAATCATTTTAGATTTAAAGAAATTGGAATACATCAATAGCATTGGTGTGGCGACCCTCATCGGGATTATCAAAACCGTTGAAACCCAAAAGGGAAAAATTAAGATTGGAGGTCTAAATCATTTTTTGGAAAATGTGATCCAACTGATGGACCTTCCAAAAAAAGTGCAGATTTACCATACAAAAGAGGAAGCCATCCTCAACTGGACGTAA
- a CDS encoding MarR family winged helix-turn-helix transcriptional regulator, whose translation MGTKFKGSKKEVQALDSFIKLKRASESLSSRLISEFTKWNISESQFGVLETLYHLGPLCQKDLGDKILKSTGNITLVIDNLEKRSLVERVRGVEDRRFISVHLTTEGKKLIEQIFPDHVKRITSEFSVLSPEEQDVLGKICKKLGKKNEPTAK comes from the coding sequence ATGGGAACTAAATTCAAAGGATCTAAAAAAGAAGTACAAGCTCTAGACTCGTTTATCAAACTCAAACGTGCCTCGGAATCCTTGTCTTCTCGCCTCATTTCTGAATTCACAAAATGGAATATATCAGAAAGTCAGTTTGGCGTATTGGAAACTTTGTACCATTTAGGTCCCCTTTGCCAAAAAGACTTAGGGGATAAAATCCTCAAAAGTACAGGAAACATCACACTCGTCATCGATAACTTGGAAAAACGAAGTTTGGTGGAACGAGTGCGTGGTGTGGAAGACCGACGGTTTATCTCCGTCCACCTAACGACAGAAGGGAAAAAACTAATCGAACAAATTTTTCCTGACCACGTGAAACGAATCACTTCTGAGTTTTCTGTCCTTTCGCCTGAAGAACAAGATGTGCTTGGCAAAATTTGTAAAAAACTTGGCAAAAAAAACGAACCCACTGCCAAGTAA
- a CDS encoding response regulator — protein sequence MKKVLIVDDNDRYANHLKVYFDQKNIKSDRAYDAKQGWDMFQKSNDYDMIVSDVTMETQTSGLWMMRRIYQSGYKGVMVIASTGFDVWGVMPFSSYFLTWFCGLHWMIPKVPLKQGTVEWVPTILSKGKTNPF from the coding sequence ATGAAAAAAGTCTTGATTGTGGACGATAATGACCGTTATGCGAATCATCTAAAGGTCTATTTTGACCAAAAGAATATCAAATCTGACCGTGCCTATGATGCCAAACAAGGTTGGGATATGTTTCAGAAATCCAACGATTACGATATGATTGTTTCGGATGTCACCATGGAAACCCAAACGTCTGGACTTTGGATGATGCGTAGGATTTACCAATCTGGATACAAAGGTGTGATGGTGATTGCATCCACAGGATTTGATGTTTGGGGAGTGATGCCATTTTCATCCTATTTTTTGACTTGGTTTTGTGGACTCCATTGGATGATCCCCAAAGTCCCTCTCAAACAAGGGACGGTGGAATGGGTTCCCACCATCCTTTCCAAAGGTAAAACTAATCCTTTTTAG
- a CDS encoding homoserine dehydrogenase, protein MKEVRIGLLGAGVVGTSLLQLLDKNREKIQRQYGINLQLTAIATRSPGKLQGKTNVPVSDDVLSVTKRSDIDMIVELMGGTDTAYTAVRSALEHGKTVITANKALLSEKGRELYAIAETSGVEIGYEAAVAGSIPIIRTLRDGLASCEFEVICGILNGTTNFILTKMEQESWDYATALKKAQELGFAEADPTFDVEGIDAGHKISLLASLAFRESVSFQTVSVKGISELQSMDIQAALSLGYRIKLLGISKRSSAGILTKVHPTLVPLDHPLANVMNESNAVFYKTKEADSGMITGKGAGGLPTASAVLSDIIYYASRLGSQNIAKENNLFPEGKRFPEPENLVRYYLRFSTVDKPGVLAEISQVLGRHNISIASVQQKESTSEPVSVIVVTHAATEGEFQKSLMEIDTMTNIIKQKTVAIRLLENL, encoded by the coding sequence ATGAAAGAAGTTCGTATTGGTCTATTGGGTGCCGGAGTTGTCGGCACAAGTCTACTCCAACTCTTGGACAAAAACCGAGAAAAAATCCAACGTCAGTATGGAATCAACTTACAACTAACAGCCATCGCCACCCGTAGCCCGGGAAAACTCCAAGGAAAAACGAACGTTCCTGTGAGTGACGATGTACTTTCCGTTACGAAACGTTCGGATATTGATATGATTGTCGAATTGATGGGCGGAACTGACACAGCCTATACAGCCGTTCGTTCCGCACTGGAACATGGCAAAACAGTGATTACAGCCAACAAGGCATTGTTATCTGAAAAAGGCCGCGAACTCTACGCCATTGCCGAGACATCAGGTGTTGAGATTGGATATGAGGCTGCTGTTGCCGGTTCGATTCCAATCATTCGGACCTTACGTGATGGACTTGCTTCTTGTGAATTTGAAGTGATCTGTGGGATTCTGAATGGAACCACCAACTTTATTTTGACCAAAATGGAGCAAGAATCTTGGGACTATGCCACCGCCTTAAAAAAAGCCCAAGAACTCGGATTTGCCGAGGCAGATCCTACCTTTGACGTAGAAGGCATTGATGCCGGTCATAAAATCAGCTTACTCGCAAGCCTCGCGTTTCGTGAATCCGTCTCCTTTCAAACTGTCTCGGTCAAAGGGATCTCTGAATTACAATCCATGGACATCCAGGCAGCCCTCTCTCTCGGTTACCGGATCAAACTTTTAGGAATCTCTAAACGAAGTTCGGCGGGAATTCTGACCAAGGTGCACCCAACTCTTGTCCCACTCGACCATCCACTTGCAAATGTCATGAATGAATCCAATGCGGTTTTTTATAAAACCAAAGAAGCGGATTCAGGAATGATCACGGGCAAAGGAGCTGGTGGTTTGCCAACAGCAAGTGCGGTACTTTCTGATATCATCTACTACGCTTCTCGACTTGGCAGTCAAAACATTGCAAAAGAAAACAATTTGTTCCCTGAAGGAAAACGCTTCCCTGAACCTGAGAATTTAGTTCGTTATTACCTTCGTTTCTCTACTGTAGACAAACCTGGGGTGCTTGCAGAAATTTCCCAAGTCCTTGGCCGTCATAATATTTCCATTGCATCCGTCCAACAAAAGGAATCCACTTCAGAACCAGTTTCCGTCATTGTGGTCACCCATGCGGCAACGGAAGGGGAATTCCAAAAATCATTAATGGAAATTGATACCATGACAAATATCATCAAACAAAAGACAGTCGCTATCCGTCTCTTGGAGAACCTTTAG